The window ATGCCCGGCGAAAGCTTTCGCGGTACCAGGTAACATTAGTAACATAGTGGCTGCTGGTCACCATCCCTGTGGTGCCCGAACTGGTAAAAGTTACCTCAACTGGTTCGGTATTACTTAATACTTTGTGCGATTTAAAAAAGGGGATAGGCAGAAAAGGAATACTTTCGATGCTATCCACACTATCCACATCTACCCTCAACCCTTCAATAAACCGGCGGTATACCTCGCAATGCCGCGCCTGGTGGCGGAAGATTTGCAGGGCAGCCTCGGTAAAATGCTGTTCGGTACTGATAGAAAATACTTGTTGCGGGGTAAGCATAAGGCAAAGATAGTAAACCCCCAGCCACCTAAAGGGGGAACGTTAAAATTGCAAATCGGTGAAATCAACGTCTAATTGGTGAATCAGACACCACTTGGTGTAATCCTTTCAAAACTAATCAGTGCAATCAATGTTCTACTTTATACAATAAATCTCATGCCATGAAAACTATAAAAATTTTAATATTACCGATGTTACTTAGCTGCTTTTTAGTGTTAAGCTCGGCCACAGATGCAGGTAAGGAAACCGAACGGATCCAAAAATCGGCCGCTGTATTGCGCGATTTTGCAAAGATGAAGGAAAATATCCCAACCCAGTTGATACAACAGGCGCAGGGGATCATTGTTATTCCGCATATGATAAATGCCGGACTGGCCGTTGGCGCCAAGCGCGGCAAAGGCGTAGCCATTGTTAAACTGGCCGATGGCAAGTGGAGCAACCCGGTGTTTGTGACTTTTACCGGCGGCAGCCTGGGCTTGCAGATAGGTGTACAATCGGTAGACCTGGTGCTGGTATTTAAACATAAAGCTGTGCTAACTAAAATGGAGAACGGTGATTTTACCATAGGCGGCGATGTATCGGTAGCGGCCGGCCCGGTTGGGCGCAGCAGCACCGCCAGTACCGATTATAAACTGGAGGCCGAAGTATATTCTTATTCACGCAGCAAAGGCTTGTTTGCCGGGCTAAGTATTAACGGATCGAACATCTCGGTTGATAAAAGTGCCAATGCTAATTTCTACGGTTCGTCGGCTACATCGCATACCATATTTGCCGATGGTACCAGTAAATCGGCCGAAGTTGGTGAACTTAAAGCGTCGGTAGCAGCGCTGTAAAGCTATCTTAAATAAAAATGTCATTTCGAACGAGGTACGAGGAGAAATCTTATACGTGTCGCTTGTATAAGATTTCTCCCTACGGTCGAAATGACATTGTTTTGTTGTTATCATGGTATTTATAATATATTAGCGCACCATTAATTAAATATGCCCCGTAAGTTCTTCCCGCGAATATTATTTCTGCTTGCAATTATCACCATTGGTTTGGCGGCCAAGGCGCAATCGCTATCACCTACCGAGCAGATTTTGGGCAGGTGGATGGTTCAGGAAAAAAACCTGCTGGTTGAAGTATACAGAGATGGTAACGATTATAAAGCTAAAATCATTTGGTTTAAAACCGACGACCAAAGCAAACGCATGGACGAGTGGACAGACAAACACAACCCCGACCCTGCCCAGCGCGACCGGAAAATATTAGGTATGAACGTAGTGAAGGACCTGGAATACGATCCCAAAACACACTCGTGGGAACACGGCAAGGTTTACGATGCTAAAAATGGTAAATATTGGGATGCATCGGCCTACCTTACCAGGGATGGTTTGCTGAAGGTTACCGGCTACTGGCATTTCAAATTTATTGGCCGCACCATGACCTTCAAAAAAGTAAGCTGAGGGTGCTGTTAGTCAACAGATTGACATAATACCTGCGCCCTGTGTTTATTATCTTATTTTTTTCTTGCATAAGTTAAAATTAATGCGGTTTTTTGCACGAAATTCAAATAACACAAACACGTTATTAAAAATGAAGAAGCCAAGCACATTTAAGCCTGTACCTAAAGCAATTTATGCCTGGGTTGCTGCTGCTTTGGTTACTAATTTTTTTGAATTCCTTCCTTCCCGACGAAGGCCGTTTATCTCCCGGGTTTGAGAACTGCATCAGCAGCCTGATCAAACATTAAAGGTTTGTTAAACCTTTTCCCACAAAAACCATTCAATTAATAGGGGCCGTAAGGTCAGATAATTTAACGGTAGTTTCTATTTCACTAATGACAATACAAGATTTTGATATAAAGGTAGCCTCGGCACAAGATGTTGATTACGCCGCACAGATATGCGACGAAATGGCCGAATCGGCAAAAGCACGGGGTACCGGGATTGCGCAACGCTCGCCCGAATATGTGGCTAACAAAATGCTGGAAGGGAAGGCTGTTATAGCCCTGCATAAAAACGGTACCTGGGCCGGCTTTTGCTATATTGAAACCTGGAGCCACGGCGATTTTGTGGCCAATTCAGGCTTAATTGTAAACCCCGAATTCAGGAAAGTAGGCTTAGCCAAAGCCATCAAGCAAAAGATATTCGAACTATCACGTAAAAAATACCCTGATGCCAAAATCTTCGGTTTAACTACCGGTTTGGCTGTAATGAAAATAAATTCAGAGTTAGGCTACGAACCTGTTACCTACAGCGAACTTACCCAGGATGAAGCCTTTTGGCAAGGTTGCAAAAGCTGCGTTAACTATGATATCCTTACTGCCAAGGGGCGCAAGAACTGCATGTGTACCGCTATGCTTTTCGACCCGGCTGAGAAAGCAAAGGAACAAGAGAATAAAATGAAGCAAATTACGCACAAGGCCACCTTGTTGGAGCGTATAGAGAATGCTTTGAAAAGGTCAACTAAATTGATTGTTGCTCATAACCGTTTTTAATATCCTTATATCTATCAATACAAATGAAAAAAAAGAAAGTAGTATTAGCCTATAGTGGCGGATTAGATACCTCGTTTTGCTGTATTTATTTAACCCGCGATTTGGGTATGGAAGTACATTCGGTAATTGTAAATACCGGTGGTTTTAGCGATGAGGAATTAAAAAAGGTGGAACAACGCGCTTACGAAATGGGCGTAACCAGTCACCACGTGGTTGATGAGACCGAAAACTTTTACAACACTTGCGTGCGTTTCCTTATTTATGGTAATGTCCTCAAAAATAATACCTATCCGCTTTCGGTAAGTGCCGAGCGTGTTAGCCAGGCTACCGCTATTGCCAACTACGCTAAAGAGATTGGTGCCGAAGCCGTTGCCCACGGAAGCACCGGCGCCGGTAACGACCAGGTTAGGTTTGATATGATCTTCAACATCCTGGTGCCCGAGGTTAAAATAATTACCCCTATACGAGATTTGAAACTAAGCCGCGAAGAAGAAATTGAATACTTGAAAAAGCACGGGGTTGAAATGAACTTCGAAAAAGCTAAATACTCTATCAATAAAGGCATTTGGGGTACATCAGTTGGCGGTAAGGAAACCCTGACATCAAACTTAGGTTTACCTGAGGATGCCTGGCCTACGCCAATGACCGAAACCGGCAGCCGCGATATTGAACTTACCTTTGAAAAAGGTGAATTGGTAGCTATTGATGGTACGAAGTACGATCATCCTACTAAAGCTATACAAGCCTTGCAAGCTATTGCTCAGCCTTATGGCATAGGCCGGGACATCCACGTAGGCGATACCATCATTGGCATTAAAGGCCGTGTGGGTTTTGAAGCTGCCGCACCAATGGTAATTATCAAAGCGCATCATACTTTAGAGAAGCATGTGTTAACCAAATGGCAGTTAAGCTGGAAAGATCAATTGGCATCTTTCTACGGCAACTGGCTGCACGAAGGTCAATTCCACGACCCGATTATGCGCAATATAGAAGCGTTCCTTACTGATACCCAGGATAAAGTGAGCGGCAAAGTGTTTGTGCAATTGAACCCCTACAGGTTCCAGGTGGTGGGCATTGAATCAGACCATGATTTGATGAGCAACAAATTTGGCAGCTACGGCGAAATGAACAATGCCTGGAGCGGCGAAGATGTAAAAGGCTTCTCAAAAATATTTGGTAACCAGGTAATGATCTACCATAAAGTAAATAGTTAAAACCATGGCTGCACCGGTATATTCAAAAGATGATTGCATACAACATTACGAATGGGGCAATGGCTGCCATGGCTGGACGTTTGTGGATACCGATGAACTGTCTGTTAAGCAGGAGCTAATGCCACCCAGCGCGTCGGAAGAATTGCATTACCACGCTAAGGCTACGCAGTTTTTCTTTATACTGAAAGGCAGTGCCATTTTTTATATAGACGGCCAGATTAAAATATTAACCGAACATCAGGGTATCGAAATTCAACCGGGTCAACAGCATCGTATCAGCAATCACAGCGAAGCCGACCTTGAATTTATGTTATACTCGCATCCATCAACCAAGCATGACAGGATCAACATCGAACAAAATTAAGGCAGGCATTATTGGCGGGGCTGGTTACACCGGCGGTGAAATGCTGCGGATATTGGTGAACCACCCTAATGTGGATATTACTTTTGTAAACAGCAGCAGCAATGCTGGTAATTACATTTACGATGTACATACCGACCTGCTTGGTGATACCGACCTGAAATTCACCGGCGAACTATCAACCGATATTGATGTGTTGTTTTTATGCGTTGGTCACGGCGATGCGAAGAAATTCCTGGAGGCCAATGCTATCCCAGACACGGTAAAAATTATCGACCTGAGCCAGGATTTCAGGTTGAAATCTAAAGCCCAAAGCCTAAAGTCTGAAGCCACCGCGACTTTCGATTTAGGGCTTTCGACTAAAAACTTCACCTACGGTTTGCCGGAATTAAACCGGGATGCTATTAAATCGGCACAGAACATAGCTAACCCAGGCTGTTTTGCCACATGTTTGGAATTAGGCTTATTGCCTTTGGCCAGCCAGCAACTGCTAAACAGCGAAGTACATATTACGGCTACCACAGGTTCAACAGGTGCTGGGCAAAAAGCTACAGCCACCACCCATTTTACCTGGAGGAATGATAACCTATCGGTTTATAAGGTGTTCGATCACCAGCATTTGAACGAGATAGGCGAATCGCTTAGCCAGCTTCAACCTAACCCTGCACCTATCAACTTTGTTCCGTACCGCGGTGATTATACCCGAGGCATCATTGCCTCGATATACACAGAAAGCGAGCTGACGGAGCAGGAGGCGCTGCAGCTTTACCAGGACTATTATGCAGGGCACCCGTTCACACATGTCACCAACCGTGATATTGATTTGAAACAGGTAGTAAATACCAATAAATGCTTTATCCAGGTGAAAAAGCACGGTAATAAAATATTTATTGTAAGCATAATAGATAACCTGCTGAAAGGCGCATCGGGCCAGGCGGTGCAGAACATGAATTTGATGTTTGGCTTTGAGGAAACAGCCGGCCTTAAACTAAAAGCTAACGCATTTTAACACCCAGCACGTCATTGCGAGGAGCGATAGCGACGTGGCAATCCCAAGCAGGCAGAGCCGCTCTGCTTATCGGGGATCGCCACACTTCGTTCGCGATGACGGGTTAATTGAAATAAAAAATGAAATTATTCGACGTATATCCTATAAACAATATAAATATCACCAAAGGCGTAGGCAGCCTGGTTTTTGATGATAAAGGGCAGGAATATCTTGACCTGTACGGTGGCCATGCCGTTATTTCCATCGGTCACACTAACCCGCACTATGTAAAACGGTTGGAAGACCAGTTGCACCAGATAGGTTTTTACTCAAACTCTATTGAGATACCCTTGCAAAAGCAATTGGCTGAAAAATTGGGCCAGGTAAGCGGTAAGCAAGATTATCAATTGTTCCTGGTAAACTCTGGTGCCGAGGCGAACGAGAACGCGCTGAAGCTGGCATCGTTTTACAACGGCAAAAAAAAAATTATAGCCTTTAAAGGCGCTTTCCATGGGCGTACATCATTGGCAGTTGCGGCTACCGATAACCCTAAAATTGTAGCGCCGGTTAATGAAACCGATAATGTGACATTTTTGCCCTGGGCGGATGAAGCTGCTTTAGAACAGGCTTTTAAAGATCACGCGAACGAAATATCATCGGTTATAATCGAAGGCATACAGGGGGTAGGCGGCATACAGGTAGCGCCGGTGAGCTTCCTTCAAAAGATCAGAACGCTTTGCGACGCGCACAACGCTGTATTTATTGCCGATTCGGTGCAGTGCGGTTACGGCCGTACAGGCAAATTCTACTCGCACGATTTTGCCGGTATCGATGCCGATATTTATAGCATGGCTAAAGGTATGGGCAATGGTTTCCCTATCGGGGCCATCAGTATATCGCCGAAGATCCAACCGGCTTATGGTATGTTAGGTACAACCTTTGGCGGCAACCATTTGGCTTGCGCCGCGGCATTAGCTGTGTTGGAGGTAATGGATCGGGATAACCTGATGCAAAACGTTGCCGAAGTTGGTGCATACCTGATTGATGAACTGAAAAAGTTTAAGCAGGTGAAAGAAGTACGCGGACGCGGCCTGATGATCGGTATCGATTTGCCGGCTGAGCTATCGGACGTGAAAAAGAACCTGTTGTTCAAGCACCATATATTTACCGGCGAGGCTAAGCCAAACGTTATCCGTTTGCTGCCAGCGCTAAATTTAACCAAAGCACATGCTGATCGTTTCCTTGAAGCGTTTAGCAAAGAAGTAAATTAAAGGCAATAATAAACGTGTCATTTCGACCAACGGGAGAAATCTTCTACGTGCGATTGGTAGGGTTTAGAAGATTTCTCCTCGTACCTCGTTCGAAATGACATAGTTTATTAATATCACAATAAAGGGCTCATATGAAACTATTTTCTTCTGTTAACGATGTTACCGACATCAACGCACTGGCTGTTGAAGCTTTAAAACTAAAAGCTGATCCATATGCTTTTCAGCATCTGGGTAAAAACAAAACTTTGGTATTGGTTTTCCTTAATCCAAGTTTGCGTACCCGTTTAAGTACTCAAAAAGCTGCCATGAATTTAGGTATGGATGTGATGGTGTTGAACATCGACAAAGAAGGCTGGGCGTTAGAGCTGCGCGATAACGTAGTGATGAACGGTACCACGGTCGAACATATCCGCGAAGCGGCAGGCGTAATGGGGCAATATGCCGATATTATAGGTCTGCGTTCGTTTCCCGGCTTGAAAGACCGCGACGAAGATTATAGCGAAATGGTATTTAACAAGTTTGTGCAGTTTTGCGGGAAACCCGTGGTTAGTCTTGAATCGGCTACTCGCCACCCGCTGCAAAGCCTGGCAGATCTGGTAACTATTACCGAACTAAAAACCCGCCCGCGCCCTAAAGTGGTGTTAACCTGGGCGCCGCATGTCAAGGCCTTGCCCCAAGCTGTACCAAATTCCTTTGCCGAATGGATGTGCAAAGCCGATGTTGATTTTACCATTGCGCACCCCAAAGGTTACGAACTTTCAGGAGAATTTACACAGGGAGCCACCATTACCCATAACCAGCAGGCAGCCTTGGCCGATGCGGATTTTGTATATGTAAAGAACTGGTCGGCATACGAACCTTATGGACAAATGCCTGCTGTTACTGAAAACTGGTTACTAACTAACGACAGCTTGAAAAATACCAACAATGCTAAAGTAATGCACTGCTTGCCTGTGCGCCGTAACCTGGAATTAAGTGACGAGATATTGGACGGGCCACACTCGGTAGTAGTACACGAAGCGGGCAACCGCGTTTGGGCTGCGCAGGCCGTGTTGAAACAGATGCTGGAGAGTTTATAAGAAATAAATACTACTGCCAGTTCAAGCGTCTACGCTTGAACTATAAAAAATGTAAGCGTCCACGCTTACATTTTTTGTTTTCGGGAGCGAGGAAGCTCCTATAAGTATTTCAGTCAAGCATTATGTTTATGAAGAGCCTCTTCGTTATGCCGAACTTGTTGCGGTGTCCCATAATGCAAACTGGAAATGCAAATGAGACCCGAAACCAGTCCGGCGTAACGTTGTATTTACTTATCTGACTTATTTAATAGCTGCTTACTCAATATCATCATTTTAAGCCGGCGGCGTTTTAACGATAGGTTGGTATAAGCATATTCGTTTTCTTCTGTCAGGGTTTTATAGCTTTTCAGGATGTCTTTATAGGTTAACGTACCGGTTAGTTGCCGGGTTTTAGCATCCACAACCTGCAATATTTCCGAATCGGTTTTGGCCATTAGCTCAACAGCTTTACGTAGGGTATCGGTGGTTTTTACCTGGTGCTTTAAGTTAGTGCCGCCCAAAATAGC of the Mucilaginibacter boryungensis genome contains:
- a CDS encoding GNAT family N-acetyltransferase; amino-acid sequence: MTIQDFDIKVASAQDVDYAAQICDEMAESAKARGTGIAQRSPEYVANKMLEGKAVIALHKNGTWAGFCYIETWSHGDFVANSGLIVNPEFRKVGLAKAIKQKIFELSRKKYPDAKIFGLTTGLAVMKINSELGYEPVTYSELTQDEAFWQGCKSCVNYDILTAKGRKNCMCTAMLFDPAEKAKEQENKMKQITHKATLLERIENALKRSTKLIVAHNRF
- a CDS encoding aspartate aminotransferase family protein is translated as MKLFDVYPINNINITKGVGSLVFDDKGQEYLDLYGGHAVISIGHTNPHYVKRLEDQLHQIGFYSNSIEIPLQKQLAEKLGQVSGKQDYQLFLVNSGAEANENALKLASFYNGKKKIIAFKGAFHGRTSLAVAATDNPKIVAPVNETDNVTFLPWADEAALEQAFKDHANEISSVIIEGIQGVGGIQVAPVSFLQKIRTLCDAHNAVFIADSVQCGYGRTGKFYSHDFAGIDADIYSMAKGMGNGFPIGAISISPKIQPAYGMLGTTFGGNHLACAAALAVLEVMDRDNLMQNVAEVGAYLIDELKKFKQVKEVRGRGLMIGIDLPAELSDVKKNLLFKHHIFTGEAKPNVIRLLPALNLTKAHADRFLEAFSKEVN
- a CDS encoding Rossmann-fold NAD(P)-binding domain-containing protein; this translates as MKLFSSVNDVTDINALAVEALKLKADPYAFQHLGKNKTLVLVFLNPSLRTRLSTQKAAMNLGMDVMVLNIDKEGWALELRDNVVMNGTTVEHIREAAGVMGQYADIIGLRSFPGLKDRDEDYSEMVFNKFVQFCGKPVVSLESATRHPLQSLADLVTITELKTRPRPKVVLTWAPHVKALPQAVPNSFAEWMCKADVDFTIAHPKGYELSGEFTQGATITHNQQAALADADFVYVKNWSAYEPYGQMPAVTENWLLTNDSLKNTNNAKVMHCLPVRRNLELSDEILDGPHSVVVHEAGNRVWAAQAVLKQMLESL
- the argC gene encoding N-acetyl-gamma-glutamyl-phosphate reductase; translated protein: MTGSTSNKIKAGIIGGAGYTGGEMLRILVNHPNVDITFVNSSSNAGNYIYDVHTDLLGDTDLKFTGELSTDIDVLFLCVGHGDAKKFLEANAIPDTVKIIDLSQDFRLKSKAQSLKSEATATFDLGLSTKNFTYGLPELNRDAIKSAQNIANPGCFATCLELGLLPLASQQLLNSEVHITATTGSTGAGQKATATTHFTWRNDNLSVYKVFDHQHLNEIGESLSQLQPNPAPINFVPYRGDYTRGIIASIYTESELTEQEALQLYQDYYAGHPFTHVTNRDIDLKQVVNTNKCFIQVKKHGNKIFIVSIIDNLLKGASGQAVQNMNLMFGFEETAGLKLKANAF
- a CDS encoding cupin domain-containing protein, which translates into the protein MAAPVYSKDDCIQHYEWGNGCHGWTFVDTDELSVKQELMPPSASEELHYHAKATQFFFILKGSAIFYIDGQIKILTEHQGIEIQPGQQHRISNHSEADLEFMLYSHPSTKHDRINIEQN
- the argG gene encoding argininosuccinate synthase, coding for MKKKKVVLAYSGGLDTSFCCIYLTRDLGMEVHSVIVNTGGFSDEELKKVEQRAYEMGVTSHHVVDETENFYNTCVRFLIYGNVLKNNTYPLSVSAERVSQATAIANYAKEIGAEAVAHGSTGAGNDQVRFDMIFNILVPEVKIITPIRDLKLSREEEIEYLKKHGVEMNFEKAKYSINKGIWGTSVGGKETLTSNLGLPEDAWPTPMTETGSRDIELTFEKGELVAIDGTKYDHPTKAIQALQAIAQPYGIGRDIHVGDTIIGIKGRVGFEAAAPMVIIKAHHTLEKHVLTKWQLSWKDQLASFYGNWLHEGQFHDPIMRNIEAFLTDTQDKVSGKVFVQLNPYRFQVVGIESDHDLMSNKFGSYGEMNNAWSGEDVKGFSKIFGNQVMIYHKVNS
- a CDS encoding DUF2147 domain-containing protein, yielding MPRKFFPRILFLLAIITIGLAAKAQSLSPTEQILGRWMVQEKNLLVEVYRDGNDYKAKIIWFKTDDQSKRMDEWTDKHNPDPAQRDRKILGMNVVKDLEYDPKTHSWEHGKVYDAKNGKYWDASAYLTRDGLLKVTGYWHFKFIGRTMTFKKVS
- a CDS encoding lipid-binding SYLF domain-containing protein, with product MKTIKILILPMLLSCFLVLSSATDAGKETERIQKSAAVLRDFAKMKENIPTQLIQQAQGIIVIPHMINAGLAVGAKRGKGVAIVKLADGKWSNPVFVTFTGGSLGLQIGVQSVDLVLVFKHKAVLTKMENGDFTIGGDVSVAAGPVGRSSTASTDYKLEAEVYSYSRSKGLFAGLSINGSNISVDKSANANFYGSSATSHTIFADGTSKSAEVGELKASVAAL